A single window of Salvia splendens isolate huo1 chromosome 6, SspV2, whole genome shotgun sequence DNA harbors:
- the LOC121809272 gene encoding very-long-chain 3-oxoacyl-CoA reductase 1-like, with amino-acid sequence MADCIFEQLKSQPTWLLLLFSLGSISLLKLCISFLNWAYVNFLRPAKNLKKYGSWAVITGPTDGIGKSFAFQLARKGLNLVLVGRNPTKLEEVSAAIKSKFGAIQIKAVVVDFSGELDDGVSRIKAAIEGLDVGLLINNVGVSYPYARFFHEVDEKLLNDLIRVNVVGTTKVTQAVLPGMVERKRGAIVNIGSGAAIVIPSDPLYSVYAATKAYIDQFSRCLYVEYKKSGIDVQCQVPLYVATKMASIRRSSFFVPSADGYARAALRWIGYEPRCTPYWPHTLLWAVANSVPESAIDAWRLKFCLAIRKRGQLKDSRKKE; translated from the exons ATGGCGGACTGCATCTTCGAGCAGCTCAAATCTCAGCCCACATGGcttctcctcctcttctccCTCGGCTCCATCTCCCTCCTCAAACTCTGCATCTCCTTCCTCAATTGGGCCTACGTCAATTTCCTCCGCCCCGCCAAAAATCTCAAGAAATACGGCTCGTGGGCCGTAATCACCGGCCCAACCGACGGCATCGGCAAGTCCTTCGCATTCCAGCTGGCCCGAAAGGGGCTCAACTTGGTCCTAGTCGGGCGAAACCCTACCAAGCTCGAGGAGGTTTCTGCCGCGATTAAATCCAAATTCGGGGCGATTCAGATCAAGGCGGTGGTGGTGGACTTCTCCGGCGAATTGGACGACGGCGTTTCGAGGATCAAGGCGGCGATCGAGGGCTTGGATGTGGGTTTGCTGATTAACAACGTTGGGGTTTCGTATCCGTACGCGCGATTCTTCCACGAGGTGGATGAGAAGCTGCTGAATGATTTGATTAGGGTGAATGTGGTGGGGACGACGAAGGTGACGCAGGCGGTGCTGCCCGGGATGGTGGAGAGGAAAAGGGGGGCGATTGTGAATATTGGCTCTGGTGCTGCTATTGTTATTCCGTCTGATCCGCTTTACTCTGTTTATGCTGCTACTAAAGC GTATATTGATCAGTTCTCAAGATGTTTATACGTTGAGTACAAGAAGAGTGGGATTGACGTACAGTGTCAG GTACCACTGTACGTTGCCACGAAGATGGCATCAATCAGAAGGTCGTCTTTCTTCGTTCCATCAGCAGACGGTTATGCTCGTGCAGCTCTGCGTTGGATAGGCTATGAACCCCGTTGCACTCCTTACTGGCCGCACACCCTCCTCTGGGCTGTGGCAAATTCAGTGCCCGAGTCAGCCATTGACGCTTGGCGCCTCAAGTTCTGCCTCGCCATTAGAAAGCGAGGACAGCTCAAGGATTCGAGGAAAAAGGAGTAG